From a region of the Corallococcus coralloides DSM 2259 genome:
- a CDS encoding DUF932 domain-containing protein: MSHDIHQMAYVGEEPWHGLGTQLPRSSTYEEVVQAAGFYTAVERPLFSPPMEEPIPDRKGLFRSDTGEYLATVHKGYEVVQFEEVARTLVEAAGGVGAIFHTAGTLGRNGVRGWLLGELPEPLLVRGDKSPIRRYVLGYTGHDGTTAITLKNVATRVVCQNTIGVALNEQDGPEWHIPHFDNAKQRLEEAGRAFRELLESYARFGNLANRLAVTPFSEEQLRHVLDAVLPLPEDEGNHPRILHAREKVVELYHVGTGIEGDMQGSAWAAL; the protein is encoded by the coding sequence ATGTCTCACGACATCCACCAGATGGCCTACGTCGGAGAGGAGCCCTGGCACGGCCTGGGCACGCAGTTGCCCAGGAGCAGCACCTACGAGGAGGTGGTGCAGGCGGCCGGCTTCTACACCGCCGTCGAGCGCCCCCTCTTCTCGCCCCCGATGGAGGAGCCCATCCCGGACCGCAAGGGCCTCTTCCGGAGCGACACGGGCGAGTACCTAGCCACCGTCCACAAGGGCTACGAGGTGGTGCAGTTCGAGGAGGTGGCCCGCACGCTGGTGGAGGCAGCCGGCGGCGTGGGCGCCATCTTCCACACGGCAGGCACGCTGGGCCGCAACGGCGTGCGCGGGTGGCTGCTGGGCGAGCTGCCCGAGCCGCTGCTCGTCCGGGGCGACAAGAGTCCCATCCGCCGCTACGTGCTGGGCTACACCGGCCACGACGGCACCACGGCGATTACCCTCAAGAACGTGGCCACCCGCGTGGTCTGCCAGAACACCATCGGCGTCGCCCTCAACGAGCAGGACGGGCCCGAGTGGCACATCCCGCACTTCGACAACGCGAAGCAGCGGCTGGAGGAAGCCGGCCGAGCGTTCCGGGAGCTGCTGGAGAGCTACGCCCGCTTCGGGAACCTGGCCAACCGGCTGGCGGTGACGCCCTTCTCGGAGGAGCAGCTCCGCCACGTGCTGGACGCGGTGCTGCCGCTGCCCGAGGACGAGGGCAACCACCCGCGCATCCTGCATGCCCGGGAGAAGGTGGTGGAGCTGTACCACGTCGGCACCGGCATCGAGGGTGACATGCAGGGCTCCGCCTGGGCGGCCCTCTAG
- a CDS encoding DEAD/DEAH box helicase family protein: MTLTAPDSRNYESLQEAKEGMTDALVNMTASLCSGEGPEGEFIRGRRPERAFVSGFLLPRHGPTGDDETTDIRIALIGLDTQIVKSASGMLLVQPSFSVYVRTLPSWAELQDPRFELKPTAQLTREWDRKIKADHSERYLTKLKEHGLKDGRDPDLSKEERAERRALRKKLQAEAYKETLQAFGIELKQPQGSDSGTAIEPKPGANAEAEPIEPPETTEGDDAQSHAEPATSPPGEMTPGPIDARSYPLHMLRDLDIPMKWRRILLTLPTFEWNLTHDEGREEALEKYAQHLHLAIQQGVQAWLDTPEGRRDAWRNVRMKPHDWQAESSWAAFLDKVRQEPPKLDALLPDFQRTRLAISQLPDFTNPSRLSLRVALENNNQELQRHQASFKCPGLFQVKLSVTLPCNVHRPLHLDRVEPSYRFRDHLLYDAMGLNCGAYSFRQGEKILLETTWAPRWVQPRIEPRSIDVETSFAALAAPDFQVERLRQIASRYREWILDQQTRLPVDIAKQLTPEHAATKQEDFAADVEGWTREADLIDTGVTVLAESKAAYDAHPGSPQAAPWRAFVLMNRAFYERDGKNPKRGWRLFQLAFVLTHVPCLASRLPEFERYHDPVRDEDTASLLYFPTGGGKSEAFYGTLVFALFLDRLRGKLRGVTALVRYPLRLLTLQQAQRLMRLLVRAELVRRQEKLGEWPFEIGFWVGSNNTPNRASEITDVPFVSDSTHPDDRGLDPDALPAGADEDFARAYTEARAAFNKIPLCPICSEATGLRRIRGHGEHGLRVAIVCFNDTCGWNKAHPGTPRTELPFLLTDDTIYHRAPSVILGTVDKLALIGQRSETITRVLGMFGLARWITQDGHLHSPRKREELRNGPSADNCSPVFPSYHQGQRVFRDPFPSLIIQDEMHLLEESLGTFAGLFETTLEAVLRRIESAYGDKLEVARSRMRPGAPARMPKVIAATATVSDPARQLEAIYQRSALLFPRPGPDIHSSFFAIPQEPPQANTDRIRMKDELGPALAPEKTSPWMRLYVSIMTNGANHTVTTVSVLSAFHLVVTRIWRGLINPASRLETAQQLIAAVSLGRAGAWRRTALEALVKDGHFDRLIALVDLHRVAITYVTNKKGGDQVIDALDFQVRRDHDRAGLDIGAEFPSKLISGGVDMAVIQEIMKLAEKQPTPGAPYPDINEEGTLRNVVATSAISHGVDVERFNSMFFAGLPSNVAEYIQASSRVGRTHVGFVILVPTPQSRRDRYVVETHDIFHRFLERMIDPPAVERWAAHALSRTLPSIIQAWAMVEEATYFGPLPDNQKHESRSYDVIRTLTTGLLGAPEQFRQNLTRFVHSAFGMDGRGPNGLGRPSYTQFYAELISKRIQNFLTQLREEPSAGQLHEFWEDPRNGFMKPMTSLRDVEESGWIVGSPFHPPADIKTVMDFVRGRLKIAANQADEGAQDTGLPERT; this comes from the coding sequence GTGACGCTGACCGCACCTGATTCACGGAACTACGAGAGTCTCCAAGAAGCGAAAGAGGGAATGACGGACGCTCTCGTCAACATGACAGCGTCGCTCTGCTCTGGCGAAGGACCCGAAGGGGAGTTCATCCGCGGCCGCCGACCGGAGCGAGCATTCGTATCCGGATTCCTGCTGCCGCGTCATGGCCCTACTGGCGACGACGAAACCACCGACATCCGGATCGCTCTTATCGGACTCGATACACAGATTGTCAAGTCCGCCTCCGGGATGTTGTTGGTGCAGCCATCCTTCTCCGTTTATGTACGAACCCTCCCATCGTGGGCCGAGCTCCAGGACCCGCGGTTCGAACTCAAACCAACCGCCCAGCTCACAAGAGAATGGGATCGAAAAATCAAGGCTGACCACTCTGAGCGATATCTAACAAAGCTGAAGGAACACGGACTCAAGGACGGTCGCGACCCGGATCTATCCAAGGAAGAGCGCGCCGAGCGGCGAGCACTCCGTAAGAAACTCCAAGCTGAAGCTTACAAAGAGACGCTTCAAGCCTTCGGCATTGAACTCAAGCAGCCCCAAGGCTCGGACAGTGGGACCGCTATAGAACCGAAGCCGGGCGCCAACGCCGAGGCGGAGCCGATAGAACCCCCAGAGACAACCGAGGGGGACGATGCTCAATCACATGCGGAGCCGGCGACGTCACCACCAGGGGAGATGACGCCTGGCCCCATCGACGCCCGCAGCTACCCGCTCCACATGCTGCGGGACCTAGACATCCCAATGAAGTGGCGCCGGATCCTCCTGACACTGCCCACCTTCGAGTGGAACCTCACCCACGATGAAGGGCGTGAGGAAGCGCTGGAGAAGTACGCGCAGCACTTGCACCTCGCTATCCAACAAGGCGTCCAGGCATGGCTGGATACCCCGGAGGGGCGCCGGGATGCGTGGCGCAATGTCCGGATGAAGCCTCACGATTGGCAGGCCGAAAGCTCATGGGCGGCCTTCCTTGACAAGGTGCGGCAGGAACCTCCGAAGCTGGATGCTCTGCTGCCCGACTTTCAACGGACGCGCCTCGCCATTTCCCAACTCCCAGACTTCACGAATCCCTCCCGTCTCTCACTTCGAGTGGCGCTGGAAAACAACAACCAGGAACTCCAGCGCCACCAAGCATCCTTCAAGTGTCCGGGCCTGTTCCAGGTGAAGCTTTCCGTCACACTTCCCTGCAACGTGCACCGACCGCTTCACTTGGACCGGGTGGAGCCTTCATACAGGTTCCGTGACCACCTGCTCTACGATGCAATGGGGCTCAATTGTGGGGCATACTCGTTTCGGCAAGGCGAGAAGATCTTGCTTGAAACAACTTGGGCGCCGCGCTGGGTCCAGCCGCGGATCGAGCCGCGCAGCATTGACGTCGAGACCTCGTTCGCAGCGCTCGCAGCTCCAGATTTCCAGGTCGAGCGGCTCCGACAAATTGCCAGCAGATACCGGGAATGGATCCTGGATCAGCAAACGCGGCTCCCTGTCGATATCGCCAAGCAACTCACGCCCGAACACGCTGCCACGAAGCAGGAAGACTTCGCCGCCGACGTGGAAGGATGGACGCGCGAAGCAGACCTAATTGATACCGGGGTCACTGTGCTCGCGGAATCAAAAGCCGCCTACGATGCGCATCCCGGCTCACCGCAAGCAGCACCCTGGCGGGCTTTCGTGCTGATGAATCGGGCATTCTACGAACGCGACGGCAAGAATCCTAAGCGGGGCTGGCGCTTGTTCCAGCTTGCCTTCGTGCTTACCCACGTGCCCTGCCTCGCCTCCCGTCTCCCGGAGTTCGAGCGATATCATGATCCGGTTCGAGATGAGGATACGGCGAGCCTGCTGTACTTCCCCACCGGCGGAGGGAAGTCAGAAGCCTTCTACGGTACGCTCGTCTTCGCCCTGTTTTTGGACCGCCTGCGCGGAAAGCTCCGGGGCGTCACCGCCCTCGTGCGATATCCCTTGCGCCTGCTCACGCTACAGCAGGCACAACGCCTCATGCGACTGCTGGTGCGCGCTGAATTAGTGCGCAGGCAGGAAAAGCTGGGCGAATGGCCCTTTGAGATTGGCTTCTGGGTTGGGAGCAACAACACCCCCAACCGCGCCAGTGAAATTACCGACGTGCCGTTCGTTTCAGATTCCACGCACCCGGATGACCGTGGGCTGGATCCTGATGCTCTTCCAGCGGGTGCAGACGAGGACTTCGCACGCGCCTACACCGAAGCCCGAGCGGCTTTCAACAAGATCCCGCTCTGCCCCATCTGTAGCGAGGCGACAGGGCTGCGCCGCATCCGCGGCCATGGCGAGCACGGACTCCGAGTCGCCATTGTTTGTTTCAATGATACCTGCGGCTGGAATAAGGCCCACCCAGGCACTCCGCGAACCGAACTACCCTTCCTACTCACCGACGATACGATCTATCACCGAGCCCCTTCCGTTATCCTCGGCACGGTAGACAAACTCGCACTGATCGGACAGCGATCAGAAACCATCACGCGGGTGCTTGGAATGTTCGGTCTGGCACGCTGGATCACGCAGGACGGCCACCTGCACTCGCCTCGCAAGCGCGAGGAACTACGAAATGGGCCAAGTGCCGACAATTGCAGTCCGGTTTTCCCCTCGTATCACCAGGGACAGAGGGTGTTTCGGGATCCGTTCCCGTCACTTATCATCCAAGACGAGATGCACCTGCTCGAGGAGAGCCTCGGCACCTTTGCCGGCCTGTTCGAAACTACGCTTGAAGCAGTCCTGCGTCGAATCGAATCAGCCTATGGAGATAAACTGGAGGTAGCCCGCTCTCGGATGCGCCCAGGCGCACCTGCGCGTATGCCCAAGGTCATCGCCGCTACCGCGACGGTATCTGATCCGGCTCGCCAGCTCGAGGCGATCTATCAACGCAGCGCACTCCTATTTCCCAGGCCTGGCCCAGACATTCATTCTTCTTTCTTCGCCATCCCCCAGGAACCACCTCAGGCCAACACGGACCGAATAAGGATGAAGGACGAACTCGGGCCGGCCTTGGCTCCGGAAAAAACATCGCCGTGGATGCGCCTCTACGTCTCCATCATGACCAACGGGGCAAACCATACCGTTACCACCGTCTCGGTACTCTCAGCATTTCACCTCGTTGTGACACGAATATGGCGCGGACTTATCAATCCAGCCAGCCGCCTGGAGACTGCACAGCAGTTGATCGCAGCAGTGTCCCTCGGACGCGCTGGAGCATGGCGTCGCACTGCGTTGGAAGCGCTCGTCAAGGACGGCCACTTTGATCGCCTCATCGCCCTCGTAGACTTGCATCGGGTTGCCATCACCTACGTCACCAACAAAAAGGGCGGCGACCAGGTAATAGATGCGCTCGACTTCCAAGTGCGACGCGACCATGACCGCGCAGGCTTGGACATCGGTGCCGAGTTCCCTTCGAAGCTGATCTCGGGCGGTGTGGACATGGCTGTCATCCAGGAGATTATGAAACTGGCCGAGAAACAGCCGACTCCAGGTGCGCCGTATCCGGATATCAATGAGGAGGGAACCCTACGCAACGTAGTCGCTACCTCAGCCATCTCTCACGGCGTTGACGTCGAACGCTTCAACAGCATGTTCTTCGCTGGCCTCCCGTCGAATGTAGCGGAATACATCCAGGCTTCCAGCCGGGTGGGCCGCACCCATGTGGGGTTTGTCATCCTCGTTCCTACCCCGCAGAGCCGGCGAGATCGGTACGTAGTAGAGACCCACGACATCTTCCACCGATTCCTGGAGCGGATGATCGATCCTCCTGCAGTCGAGCGCTGGGCAGCTCATGCACTCAGCCGAACACTCCCTTCCATCATCCAGGCTTGGGCAATGGTGGAGGAGGCCACCTATTTCGGTCCGCTGCCCGACAATCAAAAGCACGAGAGCCGGTCCTATGACGTGATCCGCACGCTCACCACAGGGCTTCTCGGGGCACCCGAACAATTCCGGCAGAATCTCACCAGGTTTGTGCACTCCGCCTTCGGTATGGATGGGCGCGGCCCCAATGGGCTCGGTCGCCCCTCCTATACTCAGTTCTACGCAGAGCTCATCTCGAAACGGATCCAGAATTTCCTTACCCAATTGAGGGAGGAACCCAGTGCGGGACAACTACACGAGTTTTGGGAGGATCCCCGTAACGGTTTCATGAAGCCAATGACGTCGCTTCGCGATGTAGAAGAGTCCGGCTGGATCGTAGGCTCGCCGTTCCACCCGCCGGCCGACATCAAGACCGTCATGGACTTTGTCCGAGGCCGCCTAAAGATCGCTGCGAATCAAGCTGACGAAGGAGCTCAAGACACCGGGCTCCCGGAGAGAACATGA
- a CDS encoding SNF2-related protein — MRRRRTKQLSSDDIPQANSLPRLMALLRHYARYNDWSAPGFHQIQAIPSYRKACRILGLIDDSDAVTATGRNVVRADPREVRRELSAVFARSQCGQTWLEWQGVADIRSLDLEQVETFLSECAALSGPIRWRKATVLRRWLKWLNDPAPFLPGTPGRKRVRQADPAQLSLVDYAPPSTPDAASVTWPHAARFPHNEGGASVDEIVKQDLAASEQVLLIVGYASLERVIDFLAKRSFTSGEEKVRLLFGWEPFESQRSVYRSHDQSIADEVRDYWLSRGISVTLSGALIRVRELVEHGKVEVRLAQARRPVHAKIYLSQQAVTLGSSNFTAQGLKKQSEANARFGNQEKRRYREAQQLAEGIWLQGRDYKDDFFSLLDALLRQVTWQEALARGCAAILEGEWAKKYVPPDLLDQLAPPLWPHQRQGISQALWILENVGSVLVSDATGSGKTRMGAWLIRGAFDRQLRMGQSRPATMIVTPPQVVELWEKQLQETAHPFQVHSHGPLSNSTASRHALLTTAISDIEILAVDEAHNFLNWSDRTRRIVSHYADNALLFTATPINKGASDLLALVELLGADNLPQSCLDVLGQLRRGTRDASKRNPEHLKRLREEIRRFSVRRTRAELNAIAESQISAYRLPTGQSACYPRHEPLYYSCDCRDSDSEFAREIANLAERLKGISRLGNRLELPRGWDSTEEAYVRRVVASARALARYHVMKSLRSSSAALFEHVHGTSAAFEKFAAHLTDSRGKTDTGNMVRRCEELAGQVPEWRLKRLKTKAVEPSWLWNPEAHRRACEEDAELYRQIGQLVVRMQRDREEAKIDRLVRLYAEHGQVLAFDSHVITLKLFQNALESKMVRATLLTGAGGKAAKRRATQSFGLGAGSQPLVALCSDAFSEGLNLQKASCVVHLDAPTVIRTAEQRAGRVDRMDSPHKTVRIWWPKDPEAFMPQKRDLLRERHEMVADLIGANLCLPEDELQPEVHLQDTTPIDVRELASRALASREQEPVELGDAFGAVRGMVGRSSLVDSALYESIRTSQAEVVSCVGSVRSEEPWAFLVVGGRDRGAPRWVFFAGRDAEPIFDLGEVAQALKQRLGPHTRDLDASDECEEFIRHFVERLRQSERRLLPVRRQRALALLERVMDGWISRANKDVDLNRRRVLGELRSHLFPEHLQPEVPTPDLRSVADQWLRLLRPRIKQVLAHRTKRKSFWTLDALEGPLMVEPIESPDLERAFSTVPLLQPVEQRIIAMIVGIPSPGVARDR, encoded by the coding sequence ATGCGCAGGCGCAGGACGAAACAGCTCTCCAGCGACGACATCCCTCAGGCAAATTCTCTGCCACGACTGATGGCCCTGCTGCGCCACTACGCCCGGTACAATGACTGGAGTGCGCCCGGCTTTCATCAGATACAGGCCATTCCGTCCTACCGTAAGGCCTGCCGCATCTTGGGCCTGATTGATGATTCGGATGCAGTGACCGCGACTGGCAGGAACGTGGTGCGCGCTGACCCACGAGAGGTCCGTCGCGAGCTCTCCGCCGTCTTTGCGCGAAGCCAATGTGGTCAGACCTGGCTCGAATGGCAGGGCGTAGCGGACATCAGGAGCCTCGATCTGGAGCAGGTCGAGACCTTCCTCTCGGAGTGTGCGGCGCTCTCAGGGCCCATTCGCTGGCGAAAGGCCACGGTCCTGCGCCGGTGGCTCAAGTGGCTGAACGACCCCGCACCTTTTCTCCCAGGGACGCCGGGCCGCAAGAGGGTGAGGCAGGCAGACCCAGCCCAGCTCAGCCTGGTTGATTATGCTCCACCCTCCACGCCAGATGCGGCATCCGTTACGTGGCCACATGCCGCCCGATTCCCCCATAACGAAGGAGGCGCCTCGGTCGATGAGATCGTGAAACAGGACCTGGCAGCCTCCGAGCAGGTGCTCCTCATCGTCGGGTATGCGTCGCTCGAACGGGTCATCGACTTCCTCGCGAAGCGGTCATTCACCTCGGGCGAGGAGAAGGTCCGCCTTCTGTTTGGCTGGGAACCCTTCGAATCCCAGCGCTCCGTTTACCGGAGCCACGACCAGAGCATCGCGGATGAGGTCCGGGACTACTGGCTGTCGAGAGGGATCTCCGTCACGCTCTCGGGAGCCCTTATCCGGGTGCGGGAGCTGGTCGAACATGGGAAGGTCGAGGTCCGCCTTGCCCAGGCGCGGCGTCCCGTCCACGCGAAGATCTACCTGTCCCAGCAGGCCGTGACGCTCGGTTCGAGCAACTTCACCGCCCAGGGACTCAAGAAGCAGTCAGAAGCCAACGCCCGCTTCGGGAATCAGGAGAAGCGAAGATACCGCGAGGCCCAGCAACTCGCCGAAGGCATCTGGCTGCAGGGTAGGGATTACAAGGATGACTTCTTCTCGCTCCTCGATGCCCTGCTGCGACAGGTGACGTGGCAGGAAGCACTCGCACGCGGCTGTGCCGCGATCCTTGAGGGGGAGTGGGCGAAGAAGTACGTACCTCCGGACCTGCTCGACCAGCTCGCTCCCCCGCTTTGGCCGCACCAGCGTCAGGGCATCTCCCAGGCCCTGTGGATCCTTGAGAATGTCGGGAGCGTCCTGGTCTCCGACGCCACGGGCTCGGGAAAGACGCGCATGGGAGCGTGGTTGATCCGGGGCGCCTTCGACCGGCAGCTGCGTATGGGCCAGAGCCGGCCCGCGACCATGATCGTTACCCCGCCTCAGGTCGTGGAGTTGTGGGAGAAGCAGCTCCAGGAGACTGCACACCCTTTTCAGGTCCACTCGCATGGCCCGCTCAGCAACTCCACTGCTTCACGCCATGCGTTGCTCACGACGGCCATCTCGGACATCGAGATCCTCGCGGTAGACGAGGCGCATAACTTCCTGAACTGGTCCGACCGCACTCGGCGCATCGTCTCCCACTACGCGGACAATGCGCTCCTCTTCACAGCGACTCCCATCAACAAGGGCGCATCTGACCTGCTCGCGCTTGTGGAGCTTCTGGGGGCGGACAACCTGCCTCAGTCCTGCCTTGATGTCCTGGGGCAGCTCAGGCGCGGCACACGCGATGCCTCGAAACGGAATCCAGAGCACCTGAAAAGGCTACGAGAGGAGATCCGGAGGTTCAGCGTTCGGAGGACCCGCGCCGAACTCAATGCCATCGCCGAGAGCCAGATCTCGGCGTATCGACTGCCTACAGGCCAATCGGCCTGCTACCCTCGGCACGAGCCCCTCTATTACTCTTGCGATTGCCGGGACAGTGACAGCGAGTTTGCGCGCGAAATCGCCAATCTGGCCGAGCGGCTCAAGGGAATCTCCCGCCTCGGCAATCGGCTGGAGCTGCCAAGGGGCTGGGATAGCACTGAAGAAGCATATGTCCGGAGGGTGGTTGCGAGCGCCCGTGCCCTGGCACGTTATCACGTGATGAAGAGCCTCCGCTCCTCGTCGGCTGCCCTCTTCGAGCACGTGCACGGGACTTCAGCGGCTTTCGAGAAATTCGCAGCCCACCTCACTGACTCCCGCGGCAAGACCGACACCGGGAACATGGTGCGCAGGTGCGAAGAGCTCGCTGGCCAGGTGCCGGAATGGCGGTTGAAGCGGCTAAAGACGAAGGCGGTAGAGCCCTCGTGGTTATGGAACCCCGAGGCCCACCGGCGTGCGTGTGAGGAGGACGCTGAGCTGTACAGGCAGATCGGGCAGCTCGTGGTCAGGATGCAGAGGGACCGTGAAGAAGCGAAGATCGACAGGCTCGTCAGACTCTACGCCGAGCATGGTCAGGTACTCGCGTTCGACTCCCATGTCATCACGCTCAAGCTCTTTCAGAACGCGCTGGAGTCGAAGATGGTGCGTGCGACGCTGCTGACGGGGGCGGGAGGGAAGGCCGCGAAGCGCCGCGCAACGCAATCGTTCGGGCTTGGCGCGGGTTCCCAGCCCCTGGTGGCGCTCTGCTCCGACGCCTTCAGCGAAGGACTGAACCTCCAGAAGGCTTCGTGCGTCGTCCACCTGGACGCGCCGACCGTCATTCGCACTGCGGAGCAACGCGCGGGACGGGTCGACCGGATGGACAGCCCCCACAAGACAGTTCGGATCTGGTGGCCGAAGGATCCGGAGGCCTTCATGCCCCAGAAGCGGGACCTGCTCCGTGAGCGCCACGAGATGGTGGCCGACCTCATTGGAGCTAACCTGTGCCTTCCGGAAGACGAGCTGCAGCCGGAAGTGCACCTTCAAGACACGACTCCCATTGACGTGCGGGAGCTTGCGTCCAGGGCACTGGCGAGCAGGGAGCAGGAGCCTGTCGAGCTCGGTGATGCCTTCGGGGCAGTCCGAGGCATGGTGGGGCGCAGCTCGCTGGTGGACTCAGCGCTCTACGAGAGCATTCGCACGAGTCAGGCCGAAGTGGTGTCGTGTGTGGGATCGGTTCGAAGCGAGGAACCCTGGGCGTTTCTCGTCGTGGGCGGGCGCGACCGCGGGGCGCCTCGATGGGTCTTCTTCGCCGGACGCGATGCAGAGCCCATCTTTGACCTGGGAGAGGTGGCACAGGCGCTCAAGCAGCGGCTGGGCCCCCATACCCGAGATCTCGACGCCTCTGATGAGTGCGAGGAGTTCATCCGGCACTTCGTGGAGCGTCTTCGTCAGAGCGAGCGCAGGCTCCTACCCGTACGCCGCCAGCGCGCACTGGCCCTGCTCGAGCGGGTCATGGATGGATGGATTTCGCGCGCGAACAAGGACGTGGACCTGAATCGCCGGCGTGTGCTGGGAGAGCTGAGGAGCCACCTCTTCCCGGAGCACCTGCAGCCAGAGGTGCCCACTCCGGACCTTCGTTCCGTGGCAGATCAGTGGCTGAGATTGCTGCGCCCGCGAATCAAACAGGTGCTCGCCCATAGAACAAAGCGGAAAAGCTTCTGGACGCTGGACGCATTGGAGGGCCCCCTGATGGTCGAGCCCATCGAGTCCCCGGACCTGGAAAGAGCGTTCTCGACCGTGCCGCTGCTCCAGCCGGTGGAGCAGCGCATTATTGCAATGATTGTCGGTATTCCGTCACCGGGCGTGGCGCGCGACCGATAG
- a CDS encoding IS5 family transposase (programmed frameshift) → MVRELVPDAFWQRVAPLLPPPRPKKKLGRPRADDRAALEAIVFVLRSGIPWEMLPRKQFGLSGMTAWRRLEEWTRAGVWEALQQRLLDELGLRGKVDFSRASIDSASGPGVKKGALTGPSPTDRAKAGSKHHLLVEAHGLPLTESVTAANVHDTHELFPLVDSVPAVRMPSGQRRRRPGKLHGDKAYASRKNRRGLRLRGIAPRIARPGVESKERLGRYRWVVERTLAWKNQLRRLRVRDERRDDVHFGFLVLGCCVMLLRRLYPDIC, encoded by the exons ATGGTGCGCGAACTCGTCCCCGATGCCTTCTGGCAGCGCGTAGCCCCGCTGCTGCCTCCGCCCCGGCCCAAGAAGAAGCTGGGCCGTCCCCGAGCGGACGACCGTGCGGCGCTGGAAGCCATCGTCTTCGTCCTGCGCAGCGGCATCCCCTGGGAGATGCTGCCTCGTAAGCAGTTCGGCCTGTCGGGCATGACAGCCTGGCGCCGGCTGGAGGAGTGGACGCGGGCCGGCGTGTGGGAAGCCCTTCAGCAGCGGCTCCTGGACGAACTGGGCCTGCGCGGCAAGGTGGACTTCTCCCGCGCCTCCATCGACTCCGCGTCCG GTCCGGGCGTCAAAAAGGGGGCCCTCACGGGCCCAAGCCCGACGGATAGAGCGAAGGCGGGTAGCAAGCATCATCTTCTCGTAGAGGCTCACGGCCTGCCGCTCACCGAGTCGGTGACAGCCGCCAACGTCCATGACACCCATGAACTCTTCCCCCTGGTCGACTCCGTGCCCGCGGTGAGGATGCCTTCGGGGCAGCGACGACGGCGGCCTGGGAAACTTCACGGCGACAAGGCCTACGCCTCCAGGAAGAACCGGCGTGGACTTCGCCTGCGTGGCATCGCTCCGCGCATCGCTCGCCCTGGCGTCGAGTCCAAGGAACGGCTCGGACGTTATCGATGGGTCGTGGAGCGCACGCTGGCCTGGAAGAACCAGCTCCGCAGGCTTCGGGTCCGCGACGAGCGCAGGGACGATGTCCACTTCGGCTTCCTCGTCCTCGGCTGCTGCGTCATGCTCTTGCGTCGCCTCTACCCTGACATTTGTTAG
- a CDS encoding DUF2381 family protein, whose translation MTRPQGCFVRFRLVHASYYAVLLVLIVLAGTESTAQPRSAPWTGGVRVVELPEAPSDQEPEIVISPGLSTTFTFDAELSRRESGKELVDLERREVFSLVDFGQTTLRLTPSDKLASGARLRLSVRFLVPGVADGPDALRGSSLTSSSSPGSGSGLMALCGAHRCRASASPRMTRRSCWSRESARARIATMERGACRSASSVGMSLLARSSARRWAPRRACSRLASSRLRLTTFSS comes from the coding sequence GTGACGCGGCCTCAGGGCTGCTTCGTGAGGTTCCGCCTCGTGCATGCCTCGTACTACGCAGTCCTGCTGGTGCTCATCGTGTTGGCGGGGACGGAGTCCACCGCCCAACCACGCTCCGCCCCCTGGACTGGCGGTGTCCGTGTGGTCGAACTGCCGGAGGCGCCTTCTGATCAGGAACCAGAGATTGTTATCAGTCCGGGGTTGTCCACCACGTTCACCTTCGACGCGGAGCTGTCGCGTAGGGAGAGCGGCAAGGAACTGGTGGACCTGGAGCGACGGGAGGTGTTCTCGCTCGTGGATTTCGGGCAGACCACCCTGCGTCTGACGCCCTCCGACAAACTGGCGTCCGGCGCGAGGTTGCGGCTGTCCGTGCGCTTCCTGGTACCGGGAGTGGCCGATGGCCCGGACGCACTCCGGGGTTCCAGCCTCACGTCCTCTTCATCCCCTGGAAGCGGCTCCGGGCTGATGGCGTTGTGCGGCGCCCATAGGTGCCGAGCATCTGCTTCACCTCGGATGACCCGGCGGAGCTGCTGGAGCCGTGAATCCGCCAGGGCCAGGATCGCGACGATGGAACGGGGCGCCTGCCGGTCGGCATCCTCGGTCGGCATGTCGTTGTTGGCGAGAAGTTCGGCCAGGAGGTGGGCCCCGCGCAGGGCATGCTCCAGGTTGGCGAGCTCCAGGTTGAGGCTCACCACCTTTTCCTCGTAG